A genomic stretch from Chiloscyllium plagiosum isolate BGI_BamShark_2017 chromosome 2, ASM401019v2, whole genome shotgun sequence includes:
- the anxa1a gene encoding annexin A1a — MASNLVSIFLQQAMQSNYPSPSGPTVTPFPNFDASADAAALDNALQAKGVDEETIINILTSRSNWQRQQIAAEYQRSVGEQLTKVLNRKLSDKLETVVLGLMRTPAQFDANQLRDAIRGLGTDEDCLVEILVSRSNKEIKDIIKAYKEEFGSELEDKIKGDTSGDFQKALVALLKASRDEGCTVDHDLADNDARALYEAGERRKGTDVDTFIRILTSRNAAHMQTVFERYTKYSSHEIGKALDLELKGDIENALISLVRCIGNKPDYFAEKLYNSMKGYGTKDKVLIRIMISRSEVDMKDIKAAYKAKYGKTLYKAIKDDTKADYEKILLALCGSDE, encoded by the exons TACCCTTCCCCCAGTGGACCAACAGTTACTCCATTTCCTAACTTTGACGCAAGTGCTGATGCTGCTGCATTAGATAATGCACTCCAGGCAAAAG gTGTGGATGAAGAAACCATTATAAACATCCTGACATCCCGCAGCAACTGGCAGCGTCAACAAATAGCAGCTGAATATCAACGAAGTGTAGGGGAG cAACTGACAAAGGTCTTGAACAGGAAACTGTCTGATAAACTGGAGACTGTGGTCCTTGGCCTGATGAGAACACCTGCTCAATTTGACGCCAATCAGCTACGTGATGCTATTCgg GGTCTTGGTACTGATGAAGACTGTCTAGTAGAGATATTGGTATCTAGGAGCAACAAAGAGATCAAGGATATCATTAAAGCATACAAAgaag AATTTGGCAGTGAATTGGAGGACAAGATCAAGGGTGATACATCTggggatttccaaaaggctttagTTGCGCTACTTAAG GCATCTAGAGATGAAGGTTGTACAGTGGATCATGACCTTGCTGATAATGATGCAAGG GCTTTATACGAAGCTGGTGAAAGAAGGAAAGGGACTGATGTTGACACTTTCATTAGAATTCTTACAAGCAGAAATgctgcacacatgcaaacag TGTTTGAGCGATACACAAAATATAGCAGTCATGAGATTGGCAAGGCCTTGGATCTTGAACTGAAAGGGGACATAGAAAATGCTCTCATATCTTTGG TACGATGCATTGGAAACAAACCGGATTACTTTGCTGAAAAGCTGTATAATTCCATGAAG GGCTATGGTACAAAAGATAAGGTATTGATCAGAATTATGATTTCCCGCTCTGAAGTGGATATGAAGGACATCAAAGCAGCATACAAAGCTAAATATGGAAAAACACTTTACAAAGCTATCAAG GATGACACTAAAGCAGACTATGAGAAAATCCTGTTGGCTCTATGTGGAAGTGACGAGTGA